The nucleotide sequence GCACATCGGGTGAATCCCGATGCGGTTCGACCGCAGCCATTCGGCCCAAGGTGCCGACATCGGCGGCCGGATTGCCGCTACCGGGCCGTACCGGTAAAAGCAAGTGGATTTCGGCGTATTTCGCGGACCGGCGATCGCGGGTCCGCTTCCGCGAAGACCGGCACGGTCCGGCAATGGCGTACAATCGCCATTGGGAGCCGCCGGACTGGGGTGCGAGGTACCGTCGTGATCAAGGTATTGCTGGCCGAGGACATGCACATGGTCCGCGGCGCCCTGGTCGCCCTGCTGAACCTGGAATCCGACATCGAAGTGGTCGCCGAGGTTTCCACCGGCGACCAGATCCTGCCCGCCGCCAAAGCGGCCCATCCGGACGTCGCGATCATCGACATCGATCTACCGGGCAAGGACGGGCTGTCGGCGGCGATCGAAATCCACGAGAGCCTCCCGGACGTCCACACCCTGATCCTGACCAGCCTCGGCCGGCCGGGCACGGTGCGCCGGGCGCTGGACGCGAAGGTGAACGGGTTCCTGTTGAAGGACGCCCCCTCGGACAAGCTGGCGAACGCGGTCCGCTCGGTCGCGATCGGCCGCCGCGTCATCGACAGCGAGCTGGCACTGGCCGCCTGGGAGACCGACGACTGCCCGCTCACCCCGCGCGAGATCGAAATCCTTTCGCTGGCCGCGCGCGGCCGCACGGTCTCGGACATCGCCTCCGAGCTGTTCCTCTCGGCCGGCACGGTCCGCAACTACCTGGCCGCCGTGGTGACGAAGCTGAACGCCCGCAACCGCGTCCACGCCATCCGCATC is from Amycolatopsis mediterranei and encodes:
- a CDS encoding DNA-binding response regulator, which translates into the protein MIKVLLAEDMHMVRGALVALLNLESDIEVVAEVSTGDQILPAAKAAHPDVAIIDIDLPGKDGLSAAIEIHESLPDVHTLILTSLGRPGTVRRALDAKVNGFLLKDAPSDKLANAVRSVAIGRRVIDSELALAAWETDDCPLTPREIEILSLAARGRTVSDIASELFLSAGTVRNYLAAVVTKLNARNRVHAIRIATEAEWL